In Triticum aestivum cultivar Chinese Spring chromosome 5B, IWGSC CS RefSeq v2.1, whole genome shotgun sequence, the following proteins share a genomic window:
- the LOC123117045 gene encoding uncharacterized protein, protein MSSDDELRGLLVQESTTAIVSGADPSRPTARSAHFLLPRAGGARLPALPSPPRNAGPVLGDQLPVDWTAWPGSSKLWRRWVARLRPRHERLWRKLGILDAVLATTGWVRRDEGLLLQLAGFWSGETNTFLFPWGEATVTLEDMAVLGGLPLLGRPVWSRLPDELRGDVDALEAARIALNRCTNKKPSFAPWVKQFVERPTGEVVAAGRGETEAATLLEHGAFLAMWLTRYVLPAQPFDVVRPDVFPLAAGLARGRCSALAPAVLANIYNDLSALSHHLSLGTSHQPFVASAPLHILQLWVWERFPELRPEAEIPSTASHGDDPGVPRAAKWHNIRNPLDHGYIHAVLMSPEEFQWRPYGGSSFALPQGKDGKDGCWVLCHDVVTSKELQSFAQCLLPCELVGMQCIEHYCPHRVARQLGFDQDVPGTIARANSCRKTAWATYRMRPEDVSFFVPRRDPGMTVEYAQWWKPYSSACAVAVANAERMKQLHAAAISPRTTKADGYELANNVQSDTPPSQGAVNKVTHVTSVHVLEGSTDDEMQTHNVTEQKDQRAKVDTESSSVSEGNNDDASSDGVVYGNNVLVKRVISTKTLYYLRPFERVKGAQVRDSRATNAGQVILQPGREVGTTEMIREASEAREAEKVELETIIDRLKEQVVALEMQLRDRRTSKI, encoded by the exons ATGTCcagcgacgacgagctccgcggccTCCTGGTACAGGAATCCACCACCGCGATCGTCTCCGGCGCCGATCCCTCCCGCCCCACGGCCCGATCGGCCCACTTCCTTCTCCCCCGCGCGGGGGGCGCTCGCCTCCCTGCTCTGCCATCCCCGCCCCGCAATGCCGGCCCTGTTCTTGGCGACCAGCTCCCTGTCGATTGGACGGCCTGGCCCGGCTCCTCGAAGCTGTGGAGGCGGTGGGTGGCCAGGCTTCGGCCGCGGCATGAGCGCCTCTGGCGGAAGCTTGGGATCTTGGACGCCGTCCTCGCGACCACCGGCTGGGTGCGGCGGGACGAGGGCCTGCtgctccagcttgcgggtttctggTCCGGCGAGACCAACACGTTCCTCTTCCCGTGGGGCGAGGCCACGGTGACGCTGGAGGACATGGCCGTGCTCGGGGGCCTGCCCCTGCTGGGCAGGCCTGTGTGGTCGCGGCTCCCGGACGAGCTCCGCGGGGACGTGGACGCGCTCGAAGCCGCCCGGATCGCGCTCAACAGATGCACGAACAAGAAACCCTCGTTTGCCCCGTGGGTTAAGCAATTCGTCGAGCGGCCGACAGGGGAGGTCGTTGCCGCCGGCAGAGGAGAGACCGAGGCGGCCACATTGCTCGAGCACGGGGCGTTTCTGGCCATGTGGTTGACCAGATACGTGCTTCCGGCGCAGCCATTCGACGTGGTCAGACCGGACGTGTTCCCCCTCGCCGCCGGGCTGGCACGCGGCAGGTGCTCGGCCCTCGCACCCGCCGTTCTTGCCAACATCTACAATGACCTCTCCGCACTCAGTCACCACTTAAGCTTGGGCACCAGCCATCAGCCGTTCGTGGCGAGTGCGCCGCTGCACATCCTCCAGCTATGGGTCTGGGAGCGCTTCCCAGAGCTGCGTCCTGAGGCTGAGATACCAAGCACTGCCTCCCACGGCGACGATCCCGGCGTGCCGAGGGCCGCCAAGTGGCACAACATCAGAAACCCGCTTGATCATGGCTACATCCACGCCGTGCTCATGTCCCCGGAGGAGTTCCAATGGAGGCCTTACGGAGGCAGTAGCTTTGCTCTGCCACAAGGCAAAGATGGCAAAGATGGCTGCTGGGTGCTCTGCCATGATGTAGTAACAAGCAAGGAGCTGCAGTCCTTTGCGCAGTGTCTGCTACCTTGCGAGCTCGTCGGCATGCAATGCATCGAGCACTACTGTCCGCACCGCGTCGCAAGGCAGCTCGGCTTCGATCAGGACGTACCCGGGACTATCGCCCGTGCCAATTCATGCCGAAAGACCGCATGGGCGACTTACAGGATGCGGCCTGAAGACGTTTCGTTCTTCGTTCCACGACGTGATCCGGGCATGACGGTTGAATACGCGCAATGGTGGAAGCCTTACTCGTCGGCATGTGCTGTTGCTGTTGCTAATGCTGAAAGGATGAAACAACTTCATGCTGCAGCTATTAGCCCAAGAACGACGAAAGCTGATGGTTATGAGCTTGCTAATAATGTCCAAAGTGATACACCTCCCAGTCAAGGAGCAGTTAATAAAGTAACTCATGTCACTAGTGTTCATGTCTTAGAAGGATCCACTGATGATGAAATGCAGACACACAATGTCACAGAACAGAAAGATCAGAGAGCGAAGGTGGATACAGAAAGCTCTAGTGTTTCGGAAG GAAACAATGATGATGCATCTTCTGATGGTGTAGTATACGGAAATAATGTACTGGTCAAGAGAGTAATTTCTACTAAAACACTCTACTATCTTCGACCATTCGAGCGGGTGAAAGGTGCCCAGGTCAGAGATTCAAGAGCCACCAATGCAGGTCAAGTGATTCTCCAACCAGGACGGGAAGTCGGAACAACGGAAATGATTAGAGAGGCGTCTGAAGCACGAGAAGCGGAAAAGGTTGAGTTGGAAACGATAATCGATCGTCTCAAGGAACAAGTTGTCGCGCTAGAGATGCAGTTGCGGGACAGGAGAACTTCTAAAATTTGA
- the LOC123117046 gene encoding dolabradiene monooxygenase-like yields the protein MEQVVYLVLAIGSLLVVLLAWRRRRGGKDKLRLPPGPWTLPVIGSMHHIVGALPHRAMRDLARRHGWPVMLLRLGEVPTLVVSSREAAREVMKTHDASFATRPLSSTVRVLTKGGRDIVFAPYGDYWRQMRRIAVTELLTTRRVLSFRAIREEEVAAMLRAVASAGNGGAVVDMRARLSALVADSTLRVVIGDRCSGRDVFLRELERSVGLVAGFNPADLWPSSRLAAWASGAVRRAEECRDTVFGILDGIIAEHQERMGAGAGDAEDLIDVLLRIQKDGGLQFPLDMDCIKAVVFDMFGAGSETSTTTLEWIMAELVKNPKVMHRATAEVRRAFEAGGKVVEQQLGELVPYLHLVIRETLRLHTPLPLLLPRECREEPACRVLGYDVPKGTQVLVNAWALGRDERYWPDKPEEFRPERFEAAGDGAAAEVDFRGVDFEFLPFGAGRRMCPGMAFGLANVELALASLLLHFDWEAPDGSLDMTEAFGITARRKAGLLLRPIMRFRVPGN from the exons ATGGAGCAAGTCGTCTACCTCGTACTGGCCATCGGGTCGCTGCTCGTCGTCCTGCTCGCCTGGCGCCGACGCAGGGGCGGCAAGGACAAGCTGCGGCTGCCGCCGGGGCCGTGGACGCTGCCGGTGATCGGCAGCATGCACCACATCGTCGGGGCGCTCCCGCACCGGGCCATGCGCGACCTGGCGCGGCGGCACGGGTGGCCGGTCATGCTGCTCCGGCTCGGCGAGGTGCCCACGCTGGTGGTCTCGTCCCGGGAGGCGGCGCGCGAGGTGATGAAGACCCACGACGCCTCGTTCGCGACGCGGCCGCTGAGCTCCACCGTGCGCGTGCTCACCAAGGGCGGCCGGGACATCGTCTTCGCGCCCTACGGCGACTACTGGCGCCAGATGCGCCGCATCGCCGTCACCGAGCTCCTCACGACGCGCCGCGTCCTCTCCTTCCGTGCCAtccgggaggaggaggtcgctgccATGCTCCGGGCCGTCGCATCCGCCGGGAACGGCGGCGCCGTGGTCGACATGCGCGCGCGGCTGTCCGCGCTCGTGGCCGACAGCACGCTGCGCGTCGTGATTGGCGACCGCTGCAGCGGCCGCGACGTGTTCCTCCGGGAGCTCGAACGCTCCGTCGGGCTCGTCGCGGGGTTCAACCCCGCCGACCTGTGGCCGTCGTCACGGCTCGCCGCCTGGGCTAGCGGCGCCGTCCGCCGCGCCGAGGAGTGCCGTGACACCGTATTCGGGATCCTCGACGGCATTATCGCCGAGCACCAGGAGAGGATGGGCGCCGGTGCCGGCGACGCCGAGGACCTTATCGACGTGCTCCTGAGGATACAGAAGGACGGTGGCCtccagtttccactcgacatgGACTGCATCAAAGCCGTAGTATTT GACATGTTTGGTGCCGGCAGTGAGACGTCGACGACAACACTGGAGTGGATAATGGCGGAACTGGTCAAGAACCCAAAGGTGATGCATCGAGCGACAGCGGAGGTGCGGCGAGCCTTCGAGGCCGGCGGCAAGGTGGTCGAACAGCAGCTCGGCGAGCTCGTCCCgtacctgcacctcgtcatccggGAGACACTACGGCTGCAcacgccgctgccgctgctgctccCCCGGGAGTGCCGAGAGGAGCCGGCGTGCAGGGTGCTCGGCTACGACGTGCCCAAGGGCACGCAGGTGCTGGTCAACGCCTGGGCGCTGGGCCGCGACGAGCGGTACTGGCCTGATAAGCCTGAGGAGTTTCGTCCGGAGCGCTTCGAGGCggccggcgacggcgcggcggcggaggtggaCTTCAGGGGCGTGGACTTCGAGTTCCTGCCGTTTGGTGCAGGTAGGAGGATGTGCCCCGGAATGGCGTTCGGGCTCGCCAACGTGGAGCTCGCGCTCGCCAGCTTGCTGCTACACTTCGACTGGGAAGCGCCCGACGGGTCGCTCGACATGACCGAGGCGTTTGGCATCACCGCGAGGCGGAAGGCCGGCCTCCTGCTCCGCCCCATCATGCGCTTCCGTGTCCCGGGTAACTAG